A stretch of DNA from Bacteroidota bacterium:
GGAGAAAGCCGCCGGGGTCGGGTTCGACTTTCCCGAGGCCGCCGGGGCGTGGGCGAAGGTAGAGGAGGAGGTCGGCGAGCTGCGCGACCTCGTCGAGCAGGCCGCGACGGCAGACGAGCGCGAGGCCGAGTTCGGCGACGTGCTCTTCGCGCTCGTCAACTACGCCCGCTTCACCGGTATCACCCCGGAGAACGCGCTTCGCCGCACGCTCGACACCTTCCAGCGCCGCTTCCGCCACGTCGAGGCCCGCCTCGCCGACGCCGGCCGCTCGTTCGACGCCGCGGACCTCGCCGAGATGGACGCCTACTGGGACGAAGCGAAAAGGCTGGAGGATAGATGATTGAGAATTGAGGATGGAAGGCTGCGGAACGAACGCGTCGCGGCAGCCTGACCCGCTATCTTCCATCCTCCATCTTCCATCCTCCAGCCCCATGCTGTTCCGCCAACTCTACGACCCGTCCCTCGCGCAGTACGCCTATCTCGTCGGCTGCCAGAAGACGAAGGAGGCGCTCGTCATCGACCCCGAGCGCGACATCGACCGCTACGTCGAGGCCGCCCGGCGCGAAGGGCTGCGGGTCGTCGCTGTCGCCGAGACCCACATCCACGCCGACTTCCTCTCCGGGGCGAAGGAGTTCGCCGAGCAGCACGGCGTCCGGGTCTACCTCTCCGGCGAGGGCGGCCCCGACTGGAGCTACGCCTGGGGCGAGGGCTACGACGTGCAGCTCCTCCGCCACCGCGACGCGTTCCACATCGGCCGCATCAAGATCGAGGCGCTCCACACGCCCGGCCACACGCCGGAGCACCTGAGCTATCTCATCACCGACGAGGGTAGCGGCGCGTCCGAGCCGCTCGGCCTCGCCTCGGGCGACTTCGTCTTCGTCGGCGACCTCGGCCGGCCCGACCTGCTGGAGACGGCGGCGGGTGAGGCCGGGGCGCGCGAACCGGCGGCGCGGGCGCTCTACGCGTCGGTCCAGCGGCTGGCCGGGCTGCCGGACTACCTCCAGGTCTGGCCGGGGCATGGGGCGGGGAGCGCGTGCGGCAAAGCGCTCGGCGCGGTCCCGCAGTCGACGCTCGGCTACGAGAGGCGGCAGAACCGCCCGGTCCTGGCAGCGGAGCAGGGCGAAGGGGCCTTTCTCGAAGAAATCCTCAGCGGCCAGCCGGAACCGCCGCTCTACTTCGCCCGGATGAAACGCGACAACAAACACGGCCCGGCGCTCCTCGGCGCGTTGCCCGATCCCGATAGGCTGCATCACACCGAGATAGACGCACTGGACGATGACATATTGGTGATCGACACGCGCCCTCGCCACACATTCATCCGCGGCTACCTCGACGGCTCGGTCCTCGCGCCGCTCGGAGCCGGCTTCGCAACGGTCGCCGGGTCGTACGTAATGCCAGACAAGCCCATCGTGCTCGTCGTCGAGGAAGACCAGGCCGCAGACGCCGTCCGGGCCCTCGTCCGTATTGGTCTGGACGACGTGCGCGGCGTCATCACCCCGGACACGCTGAAGGCCTACGGCCAGGGCAATGACCGGCTGCGAATGCTCAAAGCCATCGACTTCGACGAGGTCGACGGCCGCCGCCACTACACGAACACGGTCGTGCTCGACGTGCGGCGACAGGACGAGTGGGACGCCGGTCATATTCCTGACGCCATCCACGTCCCCCACGTCCGCCTGCCCGACCGTCTCGGCGAGCTACCCCGCGACCAGACGCTCCTCGTCCACTGCCAGAGCGGCGTCCGCGGTGCCGTCGCCAGCGCGCTCCTCGCCGCGCACGGGTTCTACGTGA
This window harbors:
- a CDS encoding MBL fold metallo-hydrolase yields the protein MLFRQLYDPSLAQYAYLVGCQKTKEALVIDPERDIDRYVEAARREGLRVVAVAETHIHADFLSGAKEFAEQHGVRVYLSGEGGPDWSYAWGEGYDVQLLRHRDAFHIGRIKIEALHTPGHTPEHLSYLITDEGSGASEPLGLASGDFVFVGDLGRPDLLETAAGEAGAREPAARALYASVQRLAGLPDYLQVWPGHGAGSACGKALGAVPQSTLGYERRQNRPVLAAEQGEGAFLEEILSGQPEPPLYFARMKRDNKHGPALLGALPDPDRLHHTEIDALDDDILVIDTRPRHTFIRGYLDGSVLAPLGAGFATVAGSYVMPDKPIVLVVEEDQAADAVRALVRIGLDDVRGVITPDTLKAYGQGNDRLRMLKAIDFDEVDGRRHYTNTVVLDVRRQDEWDAGHIPDAIHVPHVRLPDRLGELPRDQTLLVHCQSGVRGAVASALLAAHGFYVIHVDDHFSNWKEREKEEGAVAGEH